One window of the Methanomassiliicoccaceae archaeon DOK genome contains the following:
- a CDS encoding TIM barrel protein, whose amino-acid sequence MQHLLSFTVYDDRSMLGPDPGATLGSIGADGVELLTSYSVPDPWYRGIARAVHLPYATDWLAAWEGRPYDMDGDSSRFYMFGRDRDEVIGSVSEAIRCAAVLEPAYGVFHAGNGDIRELISRGSSLDDGRVIDAYAEMVNSVVAGFPGGEPPFRILFENLWWPGLKLTDGRDFRRLESRIEFGNWGICLDTGHMMNCLPGIVTEQDGIDALEGIFSRYPDDLIDRVVTVHLHWSASYPYRSSFEERRPGDDIMAFITQAYGHISSIDQHMPFDDPRCLRLTDILKPEFVTHEMPGSKAGMLEDFRTQRSLFP is encoded by the coding sequence ATGCAGCATCTCCTGAGCTTCACCGTCTACGACGACAGGTCGATGCTGGGCCCCGATCCCGGCGCGACGCTCGGCTCCATCGGGGCAGACGGGGTGGAGCTCCTCACATCATATTCCGTTCCTGACCCGTGGTACAGGGGCATCGCCCGTGCCGTCCACCTCCCGTACGCCACGGACTGGCTCGCCGCGTGGGAGGGCAGGCCGTACGACATGGACGGGGACTCCTCGCGCTTCTACATGTTCGGGAGGGACCGCGACGAGGTCATAGGCTCCGTCTCCGAGGCGATACGCTGCGCTGCCGTCCTGGAGCCGGCGTACGGAGTCTTCCATGCCGGCAACGGGGACATCCGCGAGCTGATCAGCAGGGGGTCGTCGCTGGACGACGGGAGGGTCATCGACGCATACGCCGAGATGGTCAACAGCGTCGTCGCCGGGTTCCCCGGCGGTGAGCCCCCGTTCCGGATCCTGTTCGAGAACCTCTGGTGGCCCGGCCTGAAGCTGACCGACGGACGCGACTTCAGGCGCCTGGAGTCGAGGATCGAGTTCGGGAACTGGGGCATCTGCCTGGACACGGGTCACATGATGAACTGCCTGCCGGGCATCGTCACGGAGCAGGACGGGATCGACGCCCTGGAGGGGATCTTCTCCCGTTACCCGGATGACCTGATCGACAGGGTGGTCACCGTCCATCTCCACTGGAGCGCCTCGTATCCGTACCGCAGCTCCTTCGAGGAGAGGAGGCCGGGTGACGACATCATGGCGTTCATCACGCAGGCGTACGGCCACATCTCCAGCATAGACCAGCACATGCCGTTCGACGATCCCCGCTGTCTGAGGCTCACGGACATCCTGAAGCCGGAGTTCGTGACCCACGAGATGCCCGGGTCGAAGGCAGGCATGCTCGAGGACTTCCGCACCCAGCGCTCGCTCTTCCCGTGA